From a region of the uncultured Desulfatiglans sp. genome:
- a CDS encoding conserved hypothetical protein (Evidence 4 : Unknown function but conserved in other organisms), with protein sequence MNEHLGQKMEKGTFRPHERLWLIAGSSVLAVLIRIYLGSCRLVRVEGDDLQREALGRSRGRAVFVTWHQRMLMLARYFGPRRLTVMISQSRDGEYGARVAAKLGFANVRGSSTRGGMRALRALSKAIREGGRGGMLADGPQGPPRVAKVGTVLSARDAGVPIIPVVWAADRCWVLNSWDRYMIPKPFARVAVFYGAPIWVPPKVRGEALESCRRGLEDRLNDLTRRADAYFGVERPWRRPKA encoded by the coding sequence ATGAACGAGCATTTGGGACAGAAAATGGAAAAGGGAACCTTCCGCCCGCATGAGCGTCTATGGCTGATTGCAGGCTCCTCCGTCCTGGCGGTTTTGATCCGGATTTATCTGGGGAGTTGCCGTCTGGTGCGGGTCGAAGGCGATGATCTGCAGCGCGAGGCGCTCGGCCGTTCAAGGGGGCGGGCGGTCTTCGTCACGTGGCACCAGCGGATGCTGATGTTGGCGCGCTATTTCGGGCCGCGTCGTTTGACCGTCATGATCAGTCAGAGCCGCGACGGGGAGTACGGCGCCCGCGTTGCGGCGAAGCTCGGGTTCGCCAACGTGCGGGGCTCCTCGACGCGCGGCGGCATGCGTGCCCTGCGTGCGCTTTCGAAGGCCATCCGGGAAGGCGGCCGCGGCGGGATGTTGGCGGACGGCCCCCAGGGGCCCCCGCGGGTGGCGAAAGTGGGGACGGTGCTCTCAGCACGCGATGCAGGTGTCCCGATCATTCCGGTGGTGTGGGCTGCAGATCGGTGCTGGGTCCTGAACTCCTGGGACCGGTATATGATCCCGAAACCCTTCGCCCGCGTGGCCGTCTTCTATGGAGCCCCCATCTGGGTGCCGCCGAAGGTCCGTGGGGAGGCGTTGGAAAGCTGCAGAAGGGGGCTGGAGGACCGGTTGAACGACCTTACGCGGCGCGCCGATGCCTATTTCGGAGTGGAAAGACCCTGGAGGAGGCCGAAAGCTTAA
- a CDS encoding Peptidase, M23 family → MGKGKKIGFMLAFSMLVLVVAGLGWFLWGIFEGVQPTLDLKPLPEFLSANQKFTVTASDANRGLRRIQAIVTQEGREVTVAEETFPFVGFSNKEGQHRFEMEYTIDPEALSLAQGLVELQVSVWDYSRRNGGDGNRSIVQHKMVVDTIPPALRAISASHYINVGGTGMVVYEISSDAVETGVYVDDLFFPGYPANNAKGSGAHVCYFALPLDTQGKPAIHLWARDQAGNSARAGFYYQIRNKRFRSDSINVSDGFLNKILPYFTSVKFEPQATLLERFLKINRDLRRENADTFYAMRTETAPRQLWEGTWLRLKNAANMARFGDRRSYFYNGQKIDEQTHMGIDLASLANSPVEAANNGRVIFSGPLGIYGTTVVLDHGQGLASIYSHLSVSHVQKGQEIAKGAILGLTGQTGLAGGDHLHFGVMVNGIPVNPLEWWDSHWIQDNVTRKLTLLN, encoded by the coding sequence ATGGGTAAAGGCAAAAAGATTGGGTTTATGCTGGCATTTTCCATGCTGGTCCTGGTCGTGGCGGGTTTGGGCTGGTTCCTTTGGGGCATCTTCGAAGGGGTCCAACCCACCCTCGATCTCAAACCACTGCCGGAGTTCCTTTCAGCCAACCAGAAATTCACGGTCACGGCGTCGGACGCCAACCGGGGACTGCGGCGGATCCAGGCCATAGTGACGCAGGAGGGACGTGAAGTCACGGTGGCGGAGGAGACCTTTCCGTTCGTAGGATTTTCCAACAAGGAGGGGCAGCATCGTTTCGAGATGGAATACACCATCGACCCAGAAGCGCTTTCGCTGGCCCAGGGCCTCGTGGAATTGCAGGTCTCGGTCTGGGACTACTCACGGCGAAACGGGGGGGACGGCAACCGGTCGATCGTGCAGCACAAGATGGTGGTCGACACCATCCCGCCGGCCCTCAGGGCGATCAGCGCCTCCCATTACATCAACGTGGGGGGCACCGGCATGGTGGTTTATGAAATCTCATCCGATGCTGTAGAGACCGGCGTATACGTCGATGACCTCTTTTTCCCCGGTTATCCCGCGAACAACGCCAAAGGAAGCGGGGCTCATGTCTGTTATTTCGCTCTGCCCCTGGACACCCAGGGAAAACCTGCCATTCATCTGTGGGCACGCGATCAGGCGGGGAACTCCGCCAGGGCCGGGTTCTACTATCAGATTCGGAACAAGCGCTTCCGCTCCGACTCGATCAATGTCAGCGACGGCTTCCTGAACAAGATCCTGCCCTACTTCACCTCCGTGAAGTTCGAGCCACAGGCCACCCTTCTGGAGCGCTTCTTGAAAATCAACCGAGACCTTCGCCGCGAAAACGCCGACACGTTTTACGCAATGCGCACCGAAACCGCCCCCCGGCAGTTGTGGGAAGGTACCTGGCTCCGGCTCAAAAACGCAGCCAACATGGCCCGCTTCGGCGACCGCCGCAGCTATTTCTACAACGGGCAGAAGATCGATGAGCAGACGCATATGGGGATCGATTTGGCTTCGCTCGCCAATTCACCCGTGGAGGCCGCCAACAACGGCAGGGTGATTTTCTCCGGCCCCCTCGGAATCTATGGGACCACGGTCGTCTTGGACCATGGCCAGGGGCTCGCCTCTATCTATTCGCACCTGAGCGTCAGCCACGTGCAGAAGGGCCAGGAAATCGCAAAGGGAGCAATCCTGGGGCTGACCGGGCAGACGGGCCTCGCCGGAGGCGACCATCTGCACTTCGGGGTCATGGTCAACGGGATCCCTGTCAATCCGCTCGAATGGTGGGACAGCCACTGGATCCAGGACAATGTAACGCGCAAACTCACGCTGCTGAACTAA
- the mtaD gene encoding 5-methylthioadenosine/S-adenosylhomocysteine deaminase 2 gives METLTHRPDLVISGGTLLTMVDGAAPLEKATIRIGSGRIIGIDTAPEGPAADVEALDHIDATGCIVMPGLVNAHTHAAMTLFRGYADDLPLQQWLFERIFPAEAAFLSDDTVYWGALLGCLEMIASGTTCFADGYFFQDATARAVHEAGLRAVIAQGVIDFPAPGVPDPADNIREACSFMKRWQGASDRITPGIFCHSPMTCSAATLKAGAEAAERYGTPFQIHLSETRGEVDQILHQTAKRPVFYLDDLGVLNDRMTAAHAVHLDRDEMGLIKERGVRLVNVPESNMKLASGVAPVIGFLRLGIPMGLGTDGCCSNNNLDMFQEMDTAAKVSKVFSADPVALTARDVLRMATSLGAAVLGLEDRVGTVEAGKAADLIVIDLQKPHLRPVYDPYSALVYAASGGDVRDTIVQGRILMRNRSFVTLDANEIMRKVSAIAQRITAATAVLNQTSATLASTRET, from the coding sequence TTGGAAACTCTCACCCATAGGCCGGATCTGGTCATCTCCGGCGGCACCCTGTTGACGATGGTCGATGGGGCTGCGCCTCTCGAGAAGGCAACGATCCGTATTGGCTCAGGCCGGATCATCGGGATCGACACCGCACCGGAGGGGCCAGCCGCTGACGTGGAGGCCCTCGACCACATCGATGCCACGGGGTGCATCGTCATGCCCGGGCTCGTCAATGCCCATACCCACGCCGCCATGACCCTGTTCCGGGGATATGCCGACGACCTCCCCCTCCAGCAATGGCTCTTCGAACGAATCTTCCCCGCCGAGGCGGCGTTCCTCTCCGACGACACCGTTTACTGGGGAGCCCTCCTCGGGTGTCTGGAGATGATCGCATCGGGGACGACCTGTTTTGCCGATGGCTACTTTTTCCAGGACGCGACGGCGCGGGCAGTCCACGAGGCCGGGCTTCGCGCTGTCATCGCCCAGGGCGTCATCGACTTTCCAGCGCCGGGAGTGCCCGACCCGGCAGACAACATCCGCGAGGCCTGCTCCTTCATGAAGCGCTGGCAGGGGGCATCGGACCGCATCACTCCGGGGATCTTCTGCCACAGCCCTATGACGTGTTCGGCCGCCACCCTGAAAGCCGGTGCAGAAGCGGCCGAGCGCTACGGGACCCCTTTCCAGATTCACCTGTCCGAGACCCGCGGCGAAGTAGACCAGATCCTGCATCAGACAGCCAAAAGGCCCGTCTTCTACCTCGATGACCTCGGTGTCCTCAACGACCGCATGACGGCCGCCCACGCGGTCCACCTCGACAGAGACGAAATGGGCCTCATCAAAGAACGCGGTGTCAGACTGGTCAATGTGCCCGAAAGCAATATGAAACTCGCTTCCGGTGTCGCCCCGGTCATTGGCTTCCTACGGCTGGGCATACCCATGGGCCTCGGAACCGACGGCTGCTGTTCGAACAACAACCTCGACATGTTCCAGGAAATGGACACCGCCGCCAAGGTAAGCAAGGTTTTCAGCGCGGATCCCGTCGCCCTGACGGCCCGGGATGTACTCCGGATGGCCACCTCGCTGGGGGCTGCCGTGCTCGGACTGGAGGATCGGGTCGGCACCGTCGAAGCCGGAAAAGCGGCCGATCTGATTGTCATCGATCTTCAAAAGCCGCACCTCCGACCCGTTTACGACCCGTATTCCGCACTGGTCTACGCCGCCTCCGGCGGAGATGTGCGGGACACCATCGTCCAAGGGCGAATCTTGATGCGCAACCGTTCCTTCGTGACGCTGGATGCGAATGAAATCATGCGCAAGGTCTCGGCCATCGCCCAGAGGATAACGGCCGCGACAGCCGTACTGAACCAGACGAGCGCCACGCTGGCATCGACCCGGGAGACGTGA
- a CDS encoding conserved hypothetical protein (Evidence 4 : Unknown function but conserved in other organisms), with protein MTIIAPFRGLTYSPDLFDQMSNLTAPPYDVISPEEQEGYYEKNPFNVIRLILGKKKTGDSDWDNPYTRAADLFRRWQSQGILRQADQPCMYVTALDYDPGNGEPRRTRWGVIAAVKIEEPDSGVILPHEKTFSAHKDDRLRLMRACGAQFSQIFGLYEDAENRIKGALNDVVERAPVLDFSFHDGTNHRMWEVDDPAVFRSISDTLADKRIFIADGHHRYETARNYRNLMRTRYGQQSPGRSYEYVMMYLSNMSDEGLTILPSHRLIKRVPGFDLARFLERSSAWFEIEPVSLPKTPSDAEYLELRDSLARAGRVTSAFALVLHGEERVFLLTLKPGARKEMGDDLHDSLKKLDVLVLSRLAFQKGMGFSREDLDNPELFFYQSGFRKAANDVRQGRYQLGFLLNPTRMEHVKEVAGNTLVMPRKSTFFFPKVLTGLVFNKLDPDDVITIP; from the coding sequence ATGACCATCATTGCCCCTTTCCGGGGGTTAACTTACAGCCCGGACCTTTTCGACCAGATGTCGAATCTCACGGCCCCGCCCTATGACGTCATTTCGCCGGAGGAGCAGGAAGGTTACTATGAGAAAAACCCCTTCAACGTGATCCGGTTGATCCTGGGCAAAAAAAAGACGGGGGACTCCGACTGGGACAATCCTTACACGCGCGCAGCAGATCTGTTCAGACGGTGGCAGTCCCAGGGGATTCTCCGGCAGGCGGATCAACCTTGCATGTATGTCACCGCGCTCGATTATGACCCAGGCAACGGGGAACCCCGACGGACCCGCTGGGGCGTCATCGCGGCCGTGAAGATCGAAGAGCCCGATTCCGGGGTGATCCTGCCCCACGAAAAGACCTTTTCGGCCCACAAAGACGATCGGCTGCGGCTCATGCGCGCCTGCGGCGCCCAGTTCAGCCAGATTTTCGGCCTTTACGAGGACGCTGAAAACCGAATCAAGGGCGCCTTGAACGATGTGGTCGAGCGTGCCCCCGTATTGGATTTTTCGTTTCATGACGGGACAAACCATCGCATGTGGGAGGTCGACGATCCGGCCGTCTTCAGGTCTATTTCAGACACGCTTGCGGACAAGCGCATTTTCATTGCCGACGGACATCATCGCTACGAGACCGCCCGGAATTACCGCAACCTGATGCGGACGAGATATGGGCAGCAGAGCCCCGGGCGATCGTATGAGTATGTCATGATGTATCTGTCCAACATGAGCGACGAGGGCCTGACTATCCTGCCTTCACACCGCTTGATCAAGCGGGTGCCGGGATTCGACCTCGCGCGGTTTCTGGAGCGGTCAAGCGCCTGGTTCGAGATCGAACCGGTGTCTTTGCCCAAAACGCCTTCCGATGCGGAGTACCTGGAGCTGAGGGACTCGCTGGCCAGGGCCGGCCGGGTGACGAGCGCCTTCGCCCTCGTGCTGCACGGTGAGGAACGGGTGTTTCTGCTCACCCTCAAACCGGGTGCGCGGAAGGAGATGGGGGACGACCTGCATGACTCGCTGAAGAAGCTCGATGTCCTCGTCCTGTCACGGCTCGCCTTCCAGAAGGGTATGGGTTTCAGCCGCGAAGACCTGGACAACCCGGAACTGTTTTTTTATCAGAGCGGTTTTCGCAAGGCCGCGAACGATGTCCGGCAGGGGCGTTACCAGCTGGGATTCCTTCTCAACCCGACGCGTATGGAGCACGTGAAGGAGGTGGCAGGCAACACCCTCGTCATGCCGCGCAAGTCGACCTTTTTCTTTCCCAAGGTCCTGACCGGCCTAGTCTTCAATAAACTCGATCCCGACGATGTCATCACCATTCCCTGA
- a CDS encoding Methyltransferase small domain protein, with product MSSPFPEVAIGPDESLDAILGGRLQFIQSRDGYRFSVDALLLAGFATIRAHDTLVDLGTGCGVIPIVLLHTRPIAYAVGLEIQPELASQAVRNVRLNGFDRRMSVVKGDLRALPLKGGSADVVVCNPPYRKLDSGRINPDARRAIARHEIMASLDDILAAARYLLRKRGRIAFVYPSVRLVDAFARMRRFGFEPKRVQFHYANLKSGAKMAFIEGTPGGRAEIRVLPPILDQGDFSINIPS from the coding sequence ATGTCATCACCATTCCCTGAGGTCGCGATTGGACCCGACGAATCATTGGACGCCATTTTGGGCGGGCGACTGCAATTCATCCAATCGAGGGATGGGTATCGTTTTTCTGTGGATGCCTTGCTGCTCGCCGGCTTCGCCACGATTCGGGCCCACGACACGCTGGTGGACCTGGGGACGGGATGCGGCGTCATCCCGATCGTGCTGCTGCACACCCGGCCGATCGCTTACGCAGTGGGGTTGGAGATTCAGCCCGAACTCGCCTCTCAGGCGGTCAGGAACGTCCGGTTGAACGGCTTCGACCGCCGGATGTCGGTAGTGAAGGGCGATTTGCGTGCCTTGCCCCTGAAGGGCGGGTCAGCGGATGTGGTCGTCTGCAACCCGCCTTACCGGAAGCTCGACAGCGGGCGCATCAATCCCGATGCGCGAAGGGCCATCGCCCGGCACGAGATCATGGCCTCCCTGGACGACATCCTGGCGGCGGCCCGCTACCTGCTCCGGAAGCGCGGCCGGATCGCGTTCGTCTACCCCTCGGTGCGTTTGGTCGATGCCTTCGCGCGTATGCGCCGCTTCGGTTTCGAGCCGAAACGGGTCCAGTTCCACTATGCCAATCTGAAGTCCGGCGCAAAGATGGCCTTCATCGAAGGAACCCCGGGCGGCCGTGCAGAGATACGGGTCCTGCCGCCGATCCTGGACCAGGGGGACTTTTCGATCAATATCCCATCCTGA
- a CDS encoding conserved hypothetical protein (Evidence 4 : Unknown function but conserved in other organisms), giving the protein MEYTKKTLTPIKDILAEILESRTSPLGQGLYPILRIWEQVMGRPVAEHARPVSFKDAVLKVSVTDPVWMQELTYREPEIKEKLDLALGRDIVRKIVFRMGY; this is encoded by the coding sequence ATGGAATATACGAAAAAAACATTGACGCCCATCAAAGATATTTTGGCGGAGATCCTGGAAAGCCGAACCTCCCCGCTGGGGCAGGGACTCTACCCCATCCTGCGAATCTGGGAACAGGTGATGGGAAGGCCTGTCGCCGAACATGCGCGGCCCGTGTCCTTCAAAGACGCCGTGTTGAAGGTGAGCGTGACCGACCCGGTCTGGATGCAGGAACTGACCTACCGGGAGCCCGAGATCAAGGAAAAGCTCGATCTCGCCCTCGGCCGGGATATCGTGCGGAAGATCGTTTTCAGGATGGGATATTGA
- the tktB gene encoding transketolase 2, thiamin-binding (Evidence 2a : Function from experimental evidences in other organisms; PubMedId : 8396116; Product type e : enzyme), which translates to MSLELDTLCINTIRMLSADAVEKARSGHPGMPMGAAPMAYLLWTRFMRYNPEDPAWADRDRFVLSAGHGSMLLYSLLHLTGYDLTLGDLKQFRQWESRTPGHPEYGQTPGVETTTGPLGQGFANAVGMAMAERYLAAHFNRPGFDIVDHHTYAIVSDGDLMEGVSHEAASLAGHLGLGKLVFLYDDNHISIEGSTDITFTENRAARFGAYGWHVQEVTDGNDLDALEEALRAARSETARPSLIAVRTHIGFGSPGKQDTPGAHGEPLGAEELARTKACLGWPAEPPFHVPEEALKHFREAGRQAASAQEAWESLFAEYSSAHPDLADEWRLWMSGGLPEGWEEALPVFEADKKGPASRAASGTVLNALAGKFKNLFGGSADLAPSNKTLIKGEEDFEGPAFTGRNIRFGVREHGMGGILNGMALHGGIRPYGGTFLIFSDYMRPSIRLASLMRLRVIYVFTHDSIGLGEDGPTHQPIEQLAALRAIPGMTVIRPADANETREAWRAAVRMTEGPVALALTRQGLPTLDRAALAPAEMLSRGAYTLWQSPEGKPEIILIGTGSELHIVLDAAAKLSDEGRRVRVVSMPSWELFEQQPAAYRNEVLPENITRRIAVEAGSPMGWHRYVGADGVVVGLERFGASAPYQILYEKFGLTADAVLEKARELLSK; encoded by the coding sequence ATGTCTCTGGAATTGGATACCCTGTGCATCAATACCATCCGGATGCTGTCGGCCGACGCCGTCGAAAAGGCGCGCTCTGGGCACCCCGGAATGCCCATGGGCGCCGCCCCGATGGCCTACCTGCTGTGGACCCGCTTCATGCGTTACAACCCGGAAGACCCCGCCTGGGCCGACAGGGACCGTTTCGTCCTCTCGGCCGGACACGGCTCCATGCTGCTCTACAGCCTTCTTCACCTGACCGGATACGATCTCACCCTCGGCGACCTGAAGCAGTTCCGGCAATGGGAAAGCAGGACACCCGGCCACCCCGAATACGGGCAGACTCCCGGGGTCGAAACCACCACCGGTCCGCTCGGACAGGGATTCGCCAACGCCGTCGGCATGGCCATGGCGGAGCGGTACCTCGCCGCGCACTTCAACCGCCCGGGCTTCGACATCGTCGACCATCACACCTACGCAATCGTCAGCGATGGAGATCTGATGGAAGGGGTTTCGCACGAAGCGGCATCCCTCGCAGGACACCTCGGCCTCGGAAAACTCGTTTTTCTATACGATGACAACCATATCTCCATCGAAGGCAGCACGGACATCACCTTCACGGAAAACCGGGCGGCCCGGTTCGGGGCCTACGGCTGGCACGTCCAGGAGGTCACCGATGGAAACGACCTCGATGCCCTCGAAGAAGCTCTTCGTGCGGCACGATCCGAGACGGCACGACCCTCCCTGATCGCGGTCCGCACCCACATCGGATTCGGCAGCCCAGGCAAACAGGATACGCCGGGTGCGCACGGAGAACCACTGGGGGCTGAAGAGCTTGCCAGAACCAAGGCCTGCCTGGGCTGGCCGGCGGAGCCCCCCTTCCATGTCCCCGAGGAAGCCCTGAAACATTTTCGTGAGGCAGGCCGTCAGGCAGCCTCCGCGCAGGAGGCCTGGGAATCCCTTTTCGCGGAATACAGCTCAGCCCACCCTGACCTGGCGGACGAATGGCGCCTCTGGATGAGTGGCGGCCTGCCGGAGGGATGGGAGGAAGCCCTGCCGGTCTTCGAAGCGGACAAGAAGGGGCCCGCCAGCCGGGCGGCCTCCGGAACGGTCCTGAATGCCCTCGCGGGCAAGTTCAAAAACCTTTTCGGTGGTTCGGCCGACCTGGCCCCCTCGAACAAAACGCTGATCAAAGGGGAAGAAGATTTCGAGGGGCCGGCCTTTACAGGCCGCAATATCCGCTTCGGCGTCAGGGAACACGGCATGGGCGGGATCCTGAACGGCATGGCGCTTCACGGCGGAATACGGCCTTATGGCGGGACCTTCCTGATCTTCTCGGACTATATGCGGCCATCCATCCGCCTGGCTTCGTTGATGCGGCTTCGGGTCATCTACGTTTTCACGCATGACAGCATCGGCCTGGGAGAAGACGGTCCAACCCACCAGCCTATCGAGCAACTGGCCGCCCTGCGAGCCATTCCCGGCATGACGGTCATCCGCCCGGCGGATGCCAACGAAACACGAGAGGCATGGCGGGCGGCCGTCCGCATGACCGAAGGCCCGGTCGCTCTGGCCCTCACGCGCCAAGGCCTGCCAACGCTCGACCGTGCGGCGCTGGCCCCGGCGGAAATGCTGTCCCGCGGCGCCTACACCCTGTGGCAGAGCCCAGAGGGCAAACCCGAAATCATCCTGATCGGAACGGGTTCGGAGCTTCACATCGTACTCGATGCCGCAGCGAAGCTCTCGGATGAGGGACGCCGCGTTCGGGTCGTTTCCATGCCCTCCTGGGAACTTTTCGAACAGCAGCCGGCTGCCTACCGGAACGAGGTCCTCCCCGAGAATATAACCCGCCGGATCGCCGTTGAGGCCGGCAGCCCGATGGGCTGGCACCGATATGTGGGCGCAGACGGCGTCGTGGTTGGGCTCGAACGCTTCGGTGCATCGGCGCCCTATCAGATCCTGTATGAGAAATTCGGACTGACCGCGGACGCCGTCCTCGAAAAGGCGCGTGAACTTCTCTCGAAATGA
- a CDS encoding putative membrane protein (Evidence 3 : Putative function from multiple computational evidences) gives MLLQLESRGTLSNRIGVDSYLKLPNFSETSLPGMPTEASPLKPVSKHKWIKAAGLLLFFLTSLLIVRSPTFRQWLDPGVIEPVVKSFGLWGPAIFVLFYATALCLLVPSSILSMLGAALFGVNLGFLCVWTGAILGASAAFLIARTLGRDFAAAMIGNRLKRFDHAFETNGFVTVLYIRLLNMPFTYVNFGIGLTGVRFGPYVTATALGMIISLFTFVFLGGALKDAWITGNWDALFSIESFAVAGLYAFSFFIPKLLKKLRLI, from the coding sequence ATGCTGCTACAACTCGAATCAAGGGGAACGTTATCCAACCGCATCGGCGTGGATAGCTATCTGAAATTGCCTAATTTTTCCGAGACATCTTTGCCCGGCATGCCAACAGAAGCCAGCCCATTAAAACCCGTCTCGAAGCATAAGTGGATCAAGGCGGCGGGCCTGCTGCTGTTTTTCCTGACATCGCTGCTGATTGTCCGCTCGCCGACATTCAGACAGTGGCTCGACCCGGGCGTCATCGAGCCGGTCGTCAAGAGTTTCGGCCTCTGGGGCCCGGCGATCTTCGTCCTATTTTACGCCACCGCACTCTGTCTGCTTGTTCCATCCAGCATTCTCAGCATGCTCGGCGCCGCCCTCTTCGGGGTCAATCTGGGGTTTCTCTGCGTCTGGACCGGGGCCATTCTAGGGGCCAGCGCCGCTTTTCTGATCGCTCGCACCCTTGGGCGCGACTTCGCCGCGGCCATGATCGGCAACCGGCTCAAACGCTTCGACCACGCCTTCGAAACCAACGGGTTCGTGACCGTCCTCTATATTCGATTGCTGAATATGCCTTTTACGTATGTCAATTTCGGCATCGGCCTGACCGGGGTCCGCTTCGGTCCTTATGTCACCGCCACGGCCCTCGGGATGATCATCAGCCTGTTTACGTTCGTTTTCCTTGGAGGGGCCCTGAAGGACGCCTGGATCACCGGCAACTGGGACGCACTTTTTTCCATCGAGTCCTTTGCAGTAGCGGGTCTGTATGCCTTCTCCTTCTTCATCCCGAAGCTGCTGAAGAAGCTCCGCCTCATCTAA
- a CDS encoding ACT domain-containing protein, with the protein MKTVKQIDLALKNEPGALSAVSETLGAGGINIIAFYVATEPHEGRLRFVADDPDKAVNILKTAGYELETTDVIACETPHHPGGLNAVLKPLKAAGINVDYIYPCIGTGEATVLILGLEPLEEAVKRLEDSWIRVISQELYHT; encoded by the coding sequence ATGAAAACCGTCAAGCAGATCGACCTCGCATTGAAGAACGAACCGGGGGCCCTGTCCGCTGTAAGCGAGACCCTGGGGGCGGGAGGAATCAATATCATCGCGTTCTACGTCGCCACCGAACCGCATGAAGGCAGACTACGTTTCGTTGCGGATGACCCGGACAAGGCGGTCAACATCCTCAAGACCGCCGGGTACGAGTTGGAGACGACCGACGTCATCGCCTGCGAAACCCCGCACCATCCCGGGGGCCTCAACGCCGTCCTGAAACCGTTGAAGGCTGCCGGCATCAATGTCGATTACATCTACCCCTGCATCGGCACCGGGGAGGCCACGGTGCTGATCCTTGGGCTCGAACCATTGGAGGAGGCTGTCAAACGCCTTGAAGACAGCTGGATCAGGGTCATCAGCCAAGAGCTCTATCACACCTGA
- a CDS encoding 2-oxoacid:acceptor oxidoreductase, gamma subunit, pyruvate/2-ketoisovalerate family, translated as MTKKTVFAGFGGQGVLMMGYVLAVSAMRDGKNVTYLPSYGAEVRGGTANCTVVVSDEEIFSPVASSPEYAVIMNKPSLTRYESMIKEGGVIVLNSSLIDTNPSRTDLTVLRVPANDMAKELGSDRTINMIMLGAFVQQTGITTLDSIMNGLGEIVKGKKPAVMELNRKGLDKGAEFVLRGASQ; from the coding sequence ATGACCAAGAAGACAGTTTTTGCGGGTTTCGGTGGACAGGGCGTACTGATGATGGGATACGTGCTGGCCGTATCCGCCATGCGGGACGGTAAGAATGTGACCTATCTGCCCTCTTACGGCGCCGAGGTCCGCGGCGGCACAGCGAACTGCACGGTCGTGGTATCCGATGAAGAGATTTTTTCTCCGGTCGCCTCTTCGCCCGAGTATGCGGTCATCATGAACAAACCGTCGCTAACGCGCTACGAGAGCATGATAAAAGAGGGCGGGGTAATCGTCCTCAACTCCAGTCTGATCGACACCAACCCTTCCAGGACGGACCTGACCGTTCTGCGCGTGCCCGCCAACGACATGGCGAAGGAACTGGGCAGCGACCGTACCATCAACATGATCATGCTGGGTGCCTTCGTGCAACAGACCGGCATCACGACCCTGGATTCCATCATGAACGGCCTCGGTGAAATCGTCAAAGGAAAGAAACCGGCCGTCATGGAATTGAACCGGAAAGGTCTGGATAAAGGCGCCGAATTCGTCCTGAGAGGAGCCTCACAATGA